One genomic segment of Panicum virgatum strain AP13 chromosome 2N, P.virgatum_v5, whole genome shotgun sequence includes these proteins:
- the LOC120661414 gene encoding pentatricopeptide repeat-containing protein At2g15980-like, with translation MDAAGKRGRDLTADPSSRYFVDAAHPYASAAATALTSHRAKSKWSHLSSIPVPSPLPASAAAAVLLLLRRRPHTALRFHAFALRRLLPSHSPPPLVLSASAAHVAAASRLRGAALAVLASASRHYSPAQIFNALAATYRRFASAPFVFDLLLLAYLRSRRDALAAASVARRILAAGGRPLPTTAAALLRSLPSPAAALDMYHQIYTNSTPQSNHLLLPTVHTFNSLLLAFYREGKCDEFKIVLQEMGKYSCKHNVCTYSIRMAEYCDCRDVEKARGLWDEMIQEGIQPDVTAYNTMIGGYCRAGEVWMAEEMFKNMEMGGIDPSSTTFEWLVSAHCMAGDAEAAMLVHADMRRRGFGLASEVVEELLDALCQNGRVQDGLGVLRLEMRREEFVPTRRSYEVLIKGFCDEGEVEVAMRLQAEMAGKGFNAGSEVYHAFIRAYEKSQDYEMVEKLRKEMLVMST, from the coding sequence ATGGACGCCGCCGGCAAGCGCGGGCGAGACCTCACCGCCGACCCCTCCTCCCGGTACTTCGTCGACGCCGCCCACCCGtacgcctccgctgccgccaccgcgcTCACCTCCCACCGCGCCAAGTCCAAGTGGTCCCACCTCTCCTCGATCCCCGTCCCCTCCCCGCtccctgcctccgccgccgccgccgtgctcctcctcctccgccgccgcccgcacaccGCGCTCCGCTTCCACGCcttcgccctccgccgcctcctcccctcccactcccctccccctctcgtcctctccgcctccgccgcccacgTCGCGGCCGCCTCCCGCCTCCGGGGCGCTGCCCTCGCCGtcctcgcctccgcctcccgccaCTACTCGCCGGCCCAAATCTTCAATGCCCTGGCCGCCACCTACCGCCGCTTTGCCTCCGCTCCATTTGTCTTCGACCTGCTCCTCCTAGCCTACCTCCGCTCCCGCCGCGACGCCCTCGCCGCGGCCTCCGTCGCCCGCCGCAtcctggccgccggcggccggccgctcCCCACCACCGCCGCTGCTCTTCTTCGCTCCCTtccctcccccgccgcggcgctcgACATGTACCATCAAATTTACACGAATTCAACTCCACAGAGCAACCATCTGCTCCTGCCGACAGTTCACACCTTCAATTCCCTTCTCCTCGCCTTCTACCGCGAGGGCAAGTGCGATGAATTCAAGATTGTGCTCCAGGAAATGGGAAAATATTCCTGCAAGCATAATGTCTGCACCTACAGCATTAGGATGGCCGAGTACTGCGATTGCAGAGATGTGGAGAAGGCACGAGGACTGTGGGATGAGATGATTCAGGAAGGGATCCAGCCTGATGTAACTGCATACAATACGATGATTGGTGGCTATTGTCGTGCTGGGGAGGTATGGATGGCAGAGGAGATGTTTAAAAATATGGAGATGGGTGGAATTGATCCAAGTTCCACGACATTCGAATGGTTGGTTAGCGCGCATTGTATGGCAGGGGATGCTGAGGCGGCAATGCTTGTTCATGCAGACATGAGGAGGAGGGGGTTTGGGTTGGCGTCAGAGGTTGTTGAGGAATTGCTGGATGCATTATGTCAAAATGGTAGGGTTCAGGATGGCTTGGGTGTTTTGCGGTTGGAAATGAGGAGGGAAGAGTTTGTGCCGACTCGGAGGAGTTATGAGGTGTTGATAAAGGGGTTCTGTGATGAaggggaggtggaggtggcgatGAGACTCCAGGCAGAGATGGCTGGAAAAGGATTCAATGCTGGTAGTGAGGTGTACCATGCATTCATTCGTGCCTATGAGAAGTCTCAAGATTATGAGATGGTGGAGAAGTTGAGGAAAGAAATGTTGGTGATGAGCACATAG
- the LOC120661413 gene encoding phosphatidylinositol 3,4,5-trisphosphate 3-phosphatase and protein-tyrosine-phosphatase PTEN2A-like translates to MEEQQVKPSDLPPTTSDNRDSAATPPITTVDPVRPAASSQVAGADPAASSAATAAPAKDDAGREAPPSMFSTSGLSTWAKNLKIPQPSSGQESPTGKNTFARFTSGLGLRLSPKAAQQDEIAEGSTSPTTGQSGVFGSLTKGIVDSSKNAVKAVQVKARHMVSQNKRRYQEGGFDLDMTYITENIIAMGFPAGDLSSGLFGYFEGFYRNHMEEVIRFFEMHHKGKYKVYNLCSERLYDASLFEGKVACFPFDDHNCPPIQLVISFCHSAYSWLKEDIENVVVVHCKAGKARTGLMISSLLLFLKFFPTAEESIEYYNQKRCVDGKGLILPSQIRYVKYFECILTYFNGENQPPRRCMLRGFRLHRCPYWIRPSITVSNHNGILFSTKKHPRTKELMPEDFWFSAPKKGIMVFALPGEPGLAEVAGDFKIQFHDRQGDFYCWLNTTMMENRVTLNPTDLDDFDKRKLPSPGFQVEVVLVDYDGSQLPKPKPTAGPADNKSDTNSSGSMVAKENNAAPAESNKGTGSNDKDEVFSDSEGEDGSSKGRKEKTASGGQSNTNAAKPSETSTVQEASAAASRLEKVAVTEQGAAKAPDATSLKTEVSSKSSSTTEPPPAVDSSSMSEFKAIAADASVFSFGDEDDYESE, encoded by the exons ATGGAAGAACAGCAAGTCAAGCCATCTGATCTGCCACCCACTACTTCGGACAACCGGGATTCGGCTGCAACCCCTCCTATTACCACTGTTGACCCTGTTCGTCCGGCTGCTTCAAGTCAGGTTGCTGGTGCAGATCCTGCTGCTTCTTCTGCAGCAACTGCTGCTCCTGCAAAAGATGATGCAGGGCGCGAGGCACCACCATCCATGTTTTCTACATCTGGTTTGTCCACCTGGGCTAAGAACCTAAAAATTCCTCAGCCTTCCTCAGGTCAAGAATCACCAACAGGAAAGAACACATTTGCCCGTTTTACAAGTGGCCTTGGATTACGTTTGTCTCCAAAAGCTGCACAGCAAGATGAGATTGCCGAAGGAAGCACCTCCCCAACAACAGGACAGTCTGGTGTTTTTGGTTCTTTGACAAAAGGCATTGTAGATTCCTCTAAGAATGCTGTAAAGGCAGTGCAAGTCAAGGCTCGCCACATGGTCTCACAGAATAAAAGACGATACCAG GAAGGAGGATTTGATTTAGATATGACATATATTACTGAGAACATAATTGCTATGGGTTTTCCTGCTGGTGATTTGAGTTCAGGGCTTTTCGGATATTTTGAG GGTTTCTACCGCAACCATATGGAGGAAGTCATCAGGTTCTTTGAAATGCACCATAAG GGTAAGTATAAGGTGTACAACCTTTGTTCTGAAAGGCTATATGATGCATCACTCTTTGAAGGAAAG GTGGCCTGCTTCCCATTTGATGATCATAATTGTCCTCCAATACAACTTGTCATATCATTTTGCCATAGTGCGTACTCATGGTTGAAGGAGGATATAGAGAATGTGGTGGTTGTCCATTGCAAAGCTGGGAAGGCTAGGACAGGGTTGATGATCTCGAGTCTTCTACTGTTTCTAAAG TTCTTTCCTACTGCGGAGGAGTCCATTGAATACTATAACCAGAAAAGATGTGTAGACGGAAAAGGGCTTATTCTCCCAAGTCAGATT AGATATGTGAAGTATTTCGAGTGCATATTAACCTACTTCAATGGTGAAAATCAGCCGCCACGCAG GTGTATGCTTAGAGGCTTTCGTCTTCATAGATGCCCCTATTGGATTAGGCCATCAATTACAGTTTCTAATCACAATG GCATTCTTTTTTCTACAAAGAAGCATCCAAGAACAAAAGAACTGATG CCGGAAGATTTCTGGTTTAGTGCACCAAAGAAGGGGATTATGGTTTTTGCTTTGCCAGGAGAACCTGGCTTAGCTGAGGTAGCTGGTGATTTCAAGATCCAATTTCATGATCGACAGGGTGATTTTTACTG CTGGCTGAATACAACAATGATGGAGAACAGGGTAACTTTGAATCCAACTGATCTTGATGATTTTGACAAG AGGAAATTGCCATCACCGGGCTTCCAGGTAGAGGTTGTTCTGGTAGATTATGATGGCTCACAACTGCCAAAACCAAAACCAACTGCTGGACCTGCTGATAATAAATCTGATACTAATTCCTCGGGTAGCATGGTTGCAAAAGAAAATAATGCTGCACCTGCAGAATCCAATAAGGGAACTGGAAGCAATGATAAAGATGAAGTTTTCTCCGACAGTGAAGGGGAAGATGGATCATCCAAGGGAAGAAAGGAGAAGACTGCCAGTGGTGGTCAAAGCAACACAAATGCTGCTAAACCATCTGAAACAAGCACCGTGCAGGAGGCATCAGCTGCTGCTAGTAGACTGGAGAAAGTAGCTGTAACAGAACAAGGAGCTGCAAAGGCACCTGATGCTACATCCCTCAAAACTGAAGtcagcagcaagagcagctcCACCACGGAACCACCTCCAGCTGTTGATTCTTCCAGCATGAGTGAATTCAAGGCCATTGCAGCAGATGCCTCGGTGTTTTCTTTCGGAGATGAAGATGATTATGAAAGTGAATAG